From a region of the Torulaspora globosa chromosome 7, complete sequence genome:
- the MAK11 gene encoding Mak11p (ancestral locus Anc_2.663): protein MMARNQFRIIVGSYEHNILCLSIDLSLSTPVFTPIFHFQAHTLSVKCLDISGRYLVSGSNDENIRIYDLQKRKELGTLLAHQGSITALKFSNRATDNQEETVSVSGKKAPAGKWLLSASEDNHVIVWRVKDWENFGTLKGHTARINDVDIHPSNRIAISVSEDHSIRLWNLMTVKKAAVLKLKNYSQNAQFVRWLGQDGAYFAAALLNKVLIYKTSTAKVHSEIDLGRLSVMHIERTTIDGEDYLAVGLSNGRVNFYTAKSLYEENIKDVQPVFDLLGHTNRIKDFKFYENECGSYLVTIGSDGKVIVWDLNKREQLAVYDAGERLNCLAICDEATEKYETINKREATIEIDEQSEVEHDVEELKQEMFGKTRKKSNKHKKRKGNKKVSIEME, encoded by the coding sequence ATGATGGCTAGAAATCAGTTCCGGATCATAGTGGGATCGTATGAGCACAATATACTCTGCTTGTCTATCGACTTGTCGTTATCAACTCCGGTTTTTAcaccaatttttcactttcaAGCCCATACACTAAGTGTCAAATGTTTGGATATCTCAGGAAGATATCTTGTATCTGGTTctaatgatgaaaatatAAGGATCTATGATTTGCAGAAGCGCAAAGAATTGGGTACTCTGTTGGCTCATCAAGGGTCTATCACGGCTTTAAAATTTTCCAACCGTGCAACTGACAACCAGGAGGAAACCGTTTCTGTATCAGGGAAGAAAGCTCCAGCAGGTAAGTGGTTACTATCAGCATCTGAAGACAATCACGTCATCGTATGGAGAGTAAAAGATTGGGAGAACTTCGGTACTTTAAAGGGACATACCGCTCGGATCAATGACGTCGACATCCATCCATCTAATAGGATCGCCATTAGCGTTAGCGAAGACCATAGTATACGTCTGTGGAATTTGATGACAGTTAAGAAAGCAGCCGTCTtaaagctgaaaaactACTCGCAGAACGCTCAGTTCGTTAGGTGGCTGGGGCAGGATGGCGCCTACTTCGCTGCAGCGCTGCTGAATAAAGTATTGATATACAAAACGTCTACCGCCAAAGTTCACAGTGAGATCGACTTAGGTAGACTCTCTGTTATGCACATAGAAAGGACGACTATCGACGGGGAAGACTACCTGGCTGTGGGATTGAGCAACGGACGTGTTAACTTTTACACTGCGAAGTCCTTGTACGAGGAAAATATCAAGGATGTGCAGCCAGTATTTGATCTGTTGGGTCACACTAATAGAATCAAAGATTTCAAGTTTTATGAGAATGAGTGTGGATCCTATTTAGTGACTATCGGTTCCGATGGTAAAGTAATCGTTTGGGACTTGAATAAGAGAGAACAGTTGGCCGTTTACGATGCCGGTGAAAGGCTAAACTGCCTTGCTATATGCGATGAGGCAACAGAGAAGTACGAAACCATAAACAAACGGGAAGCCACAATAGAGATAGATGAGCAGAGTGAAGTTGAACATGATGTTGAAGAGTTGAAACAGGAGATGTTCGGaaagacgaggaagaagagcaataagcacaagaagagaaagggTAATAAGAAAGTCTCTATAGAAATGGAATAA
- a CDS encoding uncharacterized protein (ancestral locus Anc_2.662), whose product MITQLRREQVYHDGGREESATGNCNEEVDMLESDMLNDFLFRSAEGRGNVDGSEKGLGSGRNEDEDAIFDAFINTDSLDGGAGVANGLVLNPRFNAGGDVFQQPAFSMTSAQLDCRLVGNDGIVSDPNSRSPTPISDSAGYHRQCQETVEKSLVFGRTEPLQTSPVDPTEYVNLDETSLPYKLSVYGLPEVSRVENQIKLTLKIDPSMRPCMVHLPSDCIARQKFYLEKDVKQYPQEFQDQLIYVEAFLLCATSNKTTFVCARCVKREHRRASRRKSGLSDNVLWCNNNNRRAIIFNNKQIFVTKEADRDRSSTEFDLTARIVCYCRHHKSPEGFKILFILKNSTGQVLAKNVTSSIVIMDKKPSNATTESPIIAQCNSNTDSGLDTAGEVFSNANSSDRPATTSASDNGNQEIQFNSGKYFAMTDISPLKMEADLNMRLALPNGPMLSPTSMSEEGSEAQASAVESRRLSHPIGSVSTPAAVARTENYQRKRPRNEGVPDNSLMSRRTWSNSSLSKSVSSSQVISQPSSQVLRTMPDFLSTPNPGQPSIQRVIPAQGPINGGIEITLLGTKFKDGLLVKFGENIALSTQCWSKTTMVTYLPPASCAGQVFVTVIDPDDNNLVETHPSNKAVFTYVDDTDRQLIELALQIVGLKMNGKLEDARNIAKRIVGNDAGSNSLSPSNISPGNNSATNQSSTHKNIGYSDELLLVKVVKSLHVNSNLSMCDNLGRTLLHLASLKGYSSLCSTLIKNGARVNDKDLYGFTPLHFSCVSGDLRVIRLLAECKADPSIKACNSVTAKQLFIANHKSKIGLNHYFKEVTDLLDDLEATNIFRSNSRKMSDSSFHSSVFENESLCSLDNINAGIKTSGISRDEDRSDYNESDFEEDGDESLLTGDEAEEAADPNVGDNENKKIVKKGRKNGMDKSLLNRMLHYLNDELPKYEDLFPGSHETGEDKIEPAIVETQGSELQAEAASTTEDFQTSSEDEEDALQQGFNGFFQQRQNFQNDKMLLFFWLPLTIVLLTWYVFYRFGQEDDIVHYFTRMVSEYLRMVLAKILLGNERMKTAFKEQLTMIQNTGILNDFIVT is encoded by the coding sequence ATGATCACGCAGCTGAGAAGAGAGCAAGTGTATCACGACGGTGGCCGGGAGGAGAGTGCAACTGGCAATTGTAACGAGGAAGTAGATATGTTGGAATCTGATATGTTGAATGATTTTTTGTTCAGATCCGCAGAGGGCAGGGGAAACGTTGACGGTAGTGAGAAAGGGTTGGGAAGTGGCCGTAACGAGGATGAGGATGCGATATTTGATGCTTTCATCAATACCGACTCTCTGGATGGCGGTGCGGGGGTCGCAAACGGGTTGGTGTTGAATCCGAGATTCAATGCTGGTGGAGATGTGTTTCAGCAGCCTGCTTTCTCGATGACCTCCGCTCAGTTAGACTGTCGTCTGGTAGGTAACGATGGCATCGTTTCGGATCCTAATTCACGCTCGCCTACTCCCATCTCTGACTCTGCCGGATACCACAGGCAGTGTCAGGAGACTGTGGAGAAGTCGCTGGTCTTTGGCAGGACAGAGCCTTTGCAGACTTCTCCTGTCGACCCTACGGAATATGTGAACCTGGATGAAACTAGTTTGCCCTACAAACTGTCGGTCTATGGATTGCCCGAGGTATCTCGTGTGGAAAATCAGATAAAACTCACCTTGAAGATTGATCCATCCATGAGGCCCTGTATGGTCCATCTCCCATCAGACTGTATCGCGAGACAGAAGTTTTACCTTGAAAAAGATGTCAAACAGTATCCCCAGGAGTTTCAAGACCAGTTGATATATGTTGAGGCGTTCCTTCTGTGTGCAACTTCCAATAAGACTACTTTTGTTTGCGCAAGGTGCGTCAAGAGGGAACACAGAAGAGCTTCGAGGAGGAAATCTGGTTTAAGCGATAATGTTCTTTGGTGTAATAACAACAATAGAAGAGCTATTATTTTCAATAACAAGCAGATTTTTGTCACCAAGGAGGCCGATCGCGACAGATCTTCAACGGAATTCGATCTTACAGCCCGAATCGTTTGCTACTGTCGGCACCATAAATCCCCTGAAGGATTCAAGATTCTCTTtattttgaagaattcaaCGGGGCAGGTCCTGGCAAAGAACGTCACTAGCTCCATCGTGATTATGGATAAGAAACCTAGTAACGCTACAACCGAATCGCCGATAATTGCGCAGTGCAATAGCAACACGGATTCTGGCTTGGACACTGCGGGCGAGGTTTTCTCTAATGCCAACTCTAGTGACAGGCCAGCTACTACTTCTGCTAGCGATAATGGGAATCAGGAAATACAATTCAACTCAGGAAAATACTTTGCTATGACAGATATATCCCCTTTGAAAATGGAGGCAGACCTGAACATGCGGTTGGCGTTACCAAATGGACCAATGCTGTCCCCCACCTCTATGAGTGAAGAAGGATCAGAAGCTCAGGCTTCAGCGGTAGAAAGTAGAAGGCTTTCACATCCAATTGGCTCTGTTTCAACTCCAGCCGCTGTAGCTCGGACGGAGAATTACCAACGGAAAAGACCACGCAATGAGGGCGTGCCTGACAACAGTTTGATGTCACGAAGAACATGGTCAAACTCATCCTTGTCGAAAAGCGTTTCAAGCTCTCAAGTTATTTCACAACCATCTTCGCAGGTGCTGCGAACAATGCCCGATTTCTTGTCCACTCCCAACCCTGGTCAGCCATCAATTCAGCGTGTGATACCAGCGCAGGGGCCAATCAATGGAGGTATTGAGATCACTTTACTAGGAAcaaaattcaaagatggaCTTCTTGTTAAGTTTGGAGAGAACATAGCTCTCTCCACCCAATGTTGGAGCAAGACAACAATGGTCACATATTTGCCTCCTGCATCTTGTGCCGGTCAAGTTTTTGTGACAGTGATTGACCCTGATGACAATAATTTAGTCGAGACACATCCAAGTAACAAGGCAGTTTTTACTTATGTGGATGATACTGACAGGCAATTGATTGAATTAGCACTTCAGATAGTCGGTTTGAAAATGAATGGTAAGTTAGAAGATGCTCGGAATATCGCCAAGAGAATTGTTGGCAATGACGCCGGTTCCAATTCATTAAGTCCTTCCAACATCTCACCAGGTAACAATTCGGCTACCAATCAATCATCTACCCACAAGAACATCGGTTACTCTGACGAATTGCTACTTGTGAAGGTGGTTAAATCTTTACATGTCAATTCTAATCTGTCCATGTGCGACAATTTAGGTCGTACCTTACTTCATCTGGCATCTCTCAAGGGCTATAGTAGTTTATGTTCAactttgatcaaaaacGGTGCTCGTGTCAACGATAAAGATCTGTACGGTTTTACTCCACTTCATTTTTCATGTGTTAGTGGTGATCTAAGGGTCATCCGCTTGCTGGCGGAGTGTAAAGCAGATCCTTCCATTAAAGCCTGCAATTCCGTTACAGCAAAACAGTTATTCATTGCCAATCATAAATCGAAGATTGGGCTGAACCATTACTTCAAAGAGGTCACTGATCTTTTAGACGACCTTGAAGCGACGAATATCTTCAGGAGCAATAGCAGAAAAATGTCAGATTCCAGCTTCCATTCGAGCGTCTTTGAGAACGAATCCTTATGCTCTTTGGACAACATTAATGCTGGTATAAAAACGTCAGGAATCAGCAGGGATGAAGACCGATCGGATTACAATGAAAgtgattttgaagaagatggagaCGAAAGTCTGCTTACTGGAGACGAGGCCGAAGAAGCGGCTGATCCCAATGTGGGAGACAACGAAAATAAAAAGATCGTTAAGAAAGGAAGGAAAAATGGTATGGATAAGTCGTTACTAAACCGAATGCTTCATTATTTGAATGACGAGCTGCCCAAATACGAGGATTTGTTTCCTGGATCTCATGAAACTGGCGAAGACAAAATCGAACCAGCCATCGTGGAAACTCAGGGTAGCGAGCTTCAAGCGGAAGCAGCATCCACTACAGAAGATTTTCAAACGtcttctgaagatgaagaggatgcCCTCCAACAGGGCTTCAACGGCTTCTTCCAGCAAAGACAGAACTTTCAGAACGATAAAATGTTACTGTTTTTCTGGCTTCCACTCACAATCGTTCTTCTGACATGGTACGTTTTTTACAGATTCGGACAAGAAGACGACATTGTTCATTATTTCACCAGGATGGTTTCAGAATATCTAAGGATGGTACTGGCCAAGATTTTGCTAGGAAACGAAAGGATGAAGACGGCATTCAAGGAACAACTTACGATGATTCAAAATACTGGTATTTTGAATGATTTCATAGTAACTTGA
- the RAM2 gene encoding bifunctional protein farnesyltransferase/protein geranylgeranyltransferase (ancestral locus Anc_2.661) encodes MKGFEDVQPLPIVTELPDELCQIMYTEEYKQTMGIARALLQKQEYSKRALDLTAKVIGLAPAFYTIWNYRFDIVMHMAEQEEDAARLLNEELDWVDETTLNNPKNYQIWSYKQALLERHPAPNFKRELPVLELMINDDTKNYHVWSFRKWCVLFFQDFSQELSYSDLLIQKDVYNNSAWTHRMFVLKHSNPDREQIDLELDYVKEKIELVPQNVSAWAYLQGLYENFLSGSYDAGILQFAQMLTNNVTDSAESPETTLPEIESSYALEFLATVYAKTDATKKKAVKAYQALAAKYDPIREAYWQRQISMLE; translated from the coding sequence ATGAAAGGGTTTGAGGATGTGCAGCCGCTGCCAATAGTGACGGAGCTGCCCGATGAGCTGTGCCAGATAATGTACACAGAAGAGTATAAGCAAACCATGGGGATCGCTAGGGCCCTGCTACAGAAGCAAGAGTACTCTAAAAGAGCTCTGGATTTGACCGCAAAAGTGATCGGTCTCGCACCTGCATTCTATACTATATGGAACTACCGATTCGACATAGTGATGCACATGGCAGAGCAGGAAGAGGACGCGGCACGTCTTCTGAACGAAGAACTCGATTGGGTGGACGAGACGACGCTTAACAACCCGAAGAACTACCAAATCTGGTCATACAAGCAGGCGCTTCTGGAACGGCATCCGGCACCTAACTTCAAGAGAGAGCTGCCCGTTCTGGAGCTGATGATTAACGACGATACGAAAAACTACCACGTTTGGTCCTTCCGGAAATGGTGTgtcttgttctttcagGATTTCTCGCAGGAGCTCTCATACTCCGATCTGCTGATACAGAAAGACGTTTATAACAACAGCGCATGGACACATCGAATGTTTGTGCTGAAACATTCGAACCCAGACCGGGAACAGATTGACTTGGAACTGGACTATGTTAAAGAAAAGATCGAGCTGGTGCCTCAAAACGTGTCCGCTTGGGCCTATCTTCAAGGCTTGTACGAGAATTTCCTCTCTGGCTCGTACGATGCTGGTATTCTACAGTTTGCTCAAATGCTTACGAATAACGTCACAGATTCGGCGGAAAGCCCTGAAACTACTTTACCAGAAATCGAGTCTTCATACGCATTAGAATTCTTGGCGACAGTGTACGCCAAGACAGATGccaccaagaagaaagccgTAAAAGCTTACCAAGCTCTAGCGGCGAAGTACGACCCGATCAGAGAAGCATATTGGCAGCGCCAGATATCTATGCTTGAGTGA
- the YVH1 gene encoding tyrosine protein phosphatase YVH1 (ancestral locus Anc_2.660) — translation MGAEKNADLSRILGNIYIGGIQPISEHVPLNAEYGITHILSVIKFQVIPEYLVRKNYTLKNIGIDDDDSTDILRYINESNKFLDQCLFPNEREYDPAKVDFKRKPQTGAAFIHCQAGVSRSAAFVIAYLMYRYGLVLKTALHAVRRKRPSAYPNENFMEQLAIYEAMGSNVVDDDFPQYKQWKLANSVKSDPTGTEILSKDDTFKSEEEDLKDMSPESLENVTVARCKKCRQRLALSTSFINHEPPSKESLEGHFIRRAAGSRRIIGIEESQNICSHYFVEPLNWMKEELQGKQELEGKFFCPGCNSKVGGYNWKGSRCSCGKWVVPAIHLRSNKVDKLPLSSQVLSNQSKFVPST, via the coding sequence ATGGGTGCTGAGAAAAATGCAGATTTAAGCAGAATCTTAGGTAATATATACATTGGAGGCATCCAGCCGATTTCCGAGCATGTTCCGCTAAATGCTGAATACGGCATTACGCATATCCTATCTGTGATCAAATTCCAGGTTATCCCAGAGTACCTGGTGCGGAAAAACTATACTCTGAAGAATATTGGGATAGACGACGACGACTCTACTGATATCCTGCGCTACATCAACGAGAGTAATAAGTTTTTGGACCAATGTCTGTTTCCAAACGAAAGAGAATATGATCCAGCAAAGGTTGATTTCAAGCGCAAGCCTCAAACTGGTGCTGCATTCATCCACTGTCAGGCAGGTGTCTCGAGATCTGCGGCTTTTGTCATTGCCTATCTCATGTACCGATACGGTTTAGTTTTAAAGACCGCTCTTCATGCAGTACGCAGAAAGAGACCATCAGCTTATCCGAATGAGAATTTCATGGAACAGCTGGCCATTTACGAAGCAATGGGCTCGAATGTTGTGGATGACGACTTTCCGCAGTATAAGCAATGGAAGCTGGCAAACTCTGTCAAATCAGATCCAACTGGAACAGAAATACTATCAAAAGATGATACTTTCAAGagcgaggaggaggacCTAAAAGATATGTCCCCGGAGAGCCTAGAGAATGTGACTGTAGCGAGATGCAAAAAATGCCGACAGCGATTGGCACTGTCAACCTCTTTTATCAATCACGAGCCGCCAAGTAAGGAATCTCTAGAAGGACATTTTATCAGACGCGCAGCGGGATCCAGAAGAATCATCGGCATTGAAGAGTCGCAGAACATCTGCTCACACTACTTCGTTGAACCGCTCAACTGGATGAAAGAGGAACTTCAAGGGAAACAAGAGTTAGAAGGTAAGTTCTTTTGTCCCGGTTGCAACAGCAAAGTTGGAGGGTACAATTGGAAGGGATCAAGATGCAGCTGCGGCAAGTGGGTCGTCCCAGCCATTCATCTGCGAAGCAATAAGGTGGACAAACTACCGCTTTCAAGCCAGGTTCTGTCAAACCAATCCAAGTTTGTTCCCAGTACTTAG
- the MND2 gene encoding Mnd2p (ancestral locus Anc_2.659), with translation MSDSCQNYVSLGDLPLFRDIKEVLVMEKQQNKTGRPGDGPKMADKSKSGYNESSPGHHYIPPLSAYNAIEETPYFPSGAKDQRFAFDELTMRTDQAQQRLNSVRTLGWDCIRPIGVKETMKQLQERLKNQENSAKAREPGDMPALSAMQENGAEAIVGFHELGDEAAAHIDTSIGGQLHAQPEEEDEDLSYDYDAEFARVEEEGDDEAGGELRGVAMSFRANNPLSNRGTERDVTIQQFVETSHVERRPYDSQDEYETSQLNLDPDQGESREFMEVPWVEVSDTVESVGSRRISSLNSVTGHVLGNRRDLGREI, from the coding sequence ATGTCTGATAGTTGTCAGAACTACGTGAGCCTGGGCGATCTGCCGCTTTTCAGAGATATCAAAGAGGTGCTGGTGATGGAGAAACAGCAGAACAAAACCGGCCGACCGGGAGATGGGCCAAAAATGGCCGATAAGAGCAAGTCTGGATATAACGAATCAAGTCCGGGACACCATTATATCCCCCCGCTTTCCGCTTACAATGCCATCGAAGAGACACCATACTTCCCCAGTGGAGCGAAGGACCAGCGGTTTGCATTTGACGAGCTGACAATGAGAACAGATCAGGCCCAGCAGAGATTGAACAGCGTGAGAACTCTCGGTTGGGATTGTATACGACCAATAGGTGTGAAGGAAACAATGAAACAATTGCAGGAGAGACTTAAGAACCAAGAAAACTCGGCAAAGGCACGGGAGCCCGGAGACATGCCAGCGCTCTCCGCGATGCAGGAGAATGGTGCTGAAGCTATTGTAGGCTTCCATGAGCTTGGcgatgaagctgcagcGCATATCGATACATCCATTGGGGGGCAACTACATGCGCAaccagaagaagaggacgaggatCTTTCGTACGACTATGATGCAGAGTTTGCTCGtgttgaagaggaaggagACGACGAGGCGGGTGGTGAATTGCGGGGCGTCGCAATGTCTTTTAGGGCCAACAATCCCTTATCCAATAGAGGGACCGAGAGAGATGTTACTATACAGCAGTTTGTTGAGACTTCTCATGTCGAAAGACGACCTTACGATTCACAGGATGAGTATGAGACCTCACAACTAAATTTAGATCCCGACCAGGGCGAGAGCAGAGAATTTATGGAGGTTCCTTGGGTTGAAGTTTCTGACACCGTTGAAAGTGTTGGCTCACGGCGGATTAGTAGTTTGAACAGTGTGACGGGTCATGTTCTGGGAAACCGACGCGATCTAGGGCGTGAGATATAA
- the MCO12 gene encoding Mco12p (ancestral locus Anc_2.658) has translation MNIHSLVHFGFDLTLVAMLLAALRQNTGYVFAFELTSGISQYVHRMLGWGEWCYSKFVNYAVGSQYFRKQLRSDGFTTRSAREIEELGRSSRSARNRRVE, from the coding sequence ATGAACATCCACAGCTTGGTCCACTTTGGTTTCGATCTCACGCTGGTGGCAATGCTTCTCGCGGCCCTACGACAGAATACTGGATACGTATTTGCCTTCGAGCTGACCAGCGGCATAAGCCAATACGTCCACAGGATGTTGGGCTGGGGCGAGTGGTGCTACTCCAAATTTGTCAACTATGCTGTCGGGTCGCAATACTTCCGCAAACAGCTTCGCAGCGACGGTTTCACAACCAGAAGCGCTAGAGAAATAGAGGAACTCGGGAGATCCAGCCGTAGCGCGCGCAACCGTCGTGTCGAGTAG
- the SWD2 gene encoding WD-repeat containing protein SWD2 (ancestral locus Anc_2.657) yields MALDISKDNLVKFQAVKSFRVPENEISPITSLSYDDHGQYLLTSSASDNMHLYDAVSCRFLNTIASKKYGCHSAKFTHAQSECVYSSTMKSFDIRHLNLETNQYLRYFTGHGALVSDIQVSPLNDTFLSASYDESVRLWDLRASKSQAIVPSLVPSCIAYDPSGLVFALGNPENNELGLYNLKQLKSGPFLVVKVKPGFTQWNKLEFSNDGKYLLLGSSAGRQIILDAFDGSQLFELTGTKAFPLREFMDSGSACFTPDGRFTLGADYDGRIAVWSHSDSISSKTLKPVGFIPAAPNSCPRTIAFNPKYASFVTADENVDFYVIGDQ; encoded by the coding sequence ATGGCGTTGGATATAAGTAAAGATAATCTGGTCAAGTTTCAGGCAGTCAAGTCGTTTAGAGTTCCTGAGAACGAGATATCTCCCATAACGTCGTTGAGTTACGACGATCACGGCCAGTATCTGCTGACATCGTCAGCTAGCGATAATATGCATCTGTATGATGCGGTGAGCTGCAGATTCCTGAATACCATTGCTTCCAAGAAATATGGATGCCATTCAGCTAAGTTCACGCACGCGCAATCCGAATGTGTCTACTcatcgacgatgaagagcttcGATATAAGGCATTTGAACCTGGAGACCAACCAGTATTTGAGGTACTTCACTGGCCATGGGGCGCTGGTGAGTGACATTCAGGTTTCGCCGCTCAATGACACGTTTCTGTCGGCATCGTACGACGAGTCGGTGAGACTTTGGGACTTGCGGGCATCGAAGTCGCAGGCAATCGTTCCTAGCTTGGTGCCCAGCTGCATTGCCTACGATCCAAGCGGTTTGGTGTTTGCCCTTGGGAACCCAGAAAACAACGAATTGGGATTATATAacttgaagcagctgaaaagCGGACCGTTTTTAGTGGTGAAGGTGAAGCCGGGGTTCACTCAATGGAACAAACTGGAGTTCTCAAATGATGGGAAGTATCTATTACTGGGTTCTTCCGCTGGACGGCAGATAATATTAGATGCCTTTGATGGATCGcagctctttgagctgACAGGAACGAAGGCATTCCCGCTGAGGGAGTTTATGGATTCCGGATCAGCATGTTTTACGCCTGACGGAAGATTCACTCTGGGCGCAGACTACGATGGCAGGATTGCGGTGTGGAGCCATTCCGATTCCATAAGCAGCAAGACGCTTAAACCCGTTGGATTCATTCCTGCAGCTCCTAATTCTTGCCCAAGAACCATTGCATTCAATCCTAAATACGCATCTTTTGTCACAGCAGATGAAAATGTTGACTTTTATGTAATTGGAGATCAATAA
- the HCS1 gene encoding ATP-dependent 5'-3' DNA helicase HCS1 (ancestral locus Anc_2.656): MNKQLSDKFLRCISHEREQDVEVTSRILKGLPLPKLVDAGYAISNLTMENLRTGLGGKLYLELGPDRAISDEISRGDIKSGDIVLIRPKLSSTAGSKKNRNDGKEAQEFECNGVVFKITDSQMVISIDESQEDAASGLSTFTRLFVLKTTNTITYKTMESSMRKLAELDGLASNKIVQYLLNSRPFLQQPPASNVTFNNASLNASQQEAIRFALANDICIIHGPPGTGKTYTLVELIQQLREKGQRILVCGPSNMAVDTILERLAKVLPGNELLRIGHPARLLDTNLAHSLDLLSRNGSAGEIVQDIRNEINQKIISTKKTKSSKERKQGWNDIKELRKELKRREQKVVVDLILQAKVIVATLHGSNNRALCSLYSHIPRLFDTLIIDEVSQSLEPQCWIPLVSHYKSDISKLVLAGDNKQLPPTIKTEDDASVQKTLGTTLFDRLVSYYGNTFRKLLKVQYRMNESIMKFPSSAMYDGELIAATLVANKVLSDLPGVDANDDTTVPFIWYDTQGDEFMESTDQEEHIVSSKFNENEGLLVRAHIEKLIQSNVPQEAIGVIAPYSAQVTLLKHLIHNMFPQIEISTVDGFQGREKEVIILSLVRSNSKFEVGFLKEERRLNVAMTRPKKQLCVVGNVETLEKSGQKFLKDWAEFGEENADIRYPDIGDYL, translated from the coding sequence ATGAACAAACAGCTGTCTGATAAGTTTCTGAGATGCATAAGCCATGAAAGAGAGCAGGATGTTGAGGTTACAAGCCGGATTCTCAAGGGCTTGCCGTTGCCAAAGTTAGTGGACGCTGGTTATGCGATCTCGAATTTGACCATGGAAAACCTGAGAACAGGGTTGGGTGGTAAACTGTATTTGGAATTGGGGCCTGACCGTGCTATTAGTGATGAAATTAGCAGAGGTGATATCAAGTCCGGCGACATTGTTCTGATTAGACCCAAGCTCTCTTCGACAGCGGGCTCTAAAAAGAATAGAAATgatggaaaagaagctcaagagTTCGAATGTAATGGTGTGGTATTCAAGATCACAGATAGCCAAATGGTCATTTCCATCGATGAAAGCCAGGAAGATGCTGCATCTGGGCTTTCGACATTCACTCGTCTGTTCGTGCTAAAGACCACCAATACCATTACTTATAAAACTATGGAGTCATCCATGCGAAAGCttgcagagcttgatgGTCTCGCAAGCAATAAGATCGTTCAATATTTGCTCAATAGTAGGCcttttctccagcagcCGCCAGCCAGCAACGTAACGTTCAACAACGCATCGTTAAACGCCTCTCAGCAAGAAGCAATCAGATTCGCTTTAGCGAATGATATATGCATTATACATGGTCCACCGGGAACTGGGAAAACGTATACTTTGGTGGAGCTGATACAGCAGCTGCGCGAGAAGGGTCAGCGTATACTGGTCTGTGGACCTTCTAACATGGCTGTAGATACTATCCTGGAACGGCTAGCCAAAGTCTTGCCTGGCAATGAACTTCTGAGAATTGGTCACCCAGCTCGACTTCTGGACACTAACCTGGCGCATTCACTTGATTTGCTAAGCAGGAATGGGTCCGCTGGGGAGATAGTGCAGGATATCAGAAATGAGATTAACCAAAAGATTATCTCcacgaagaagacaaaaTCATCAAAGGAGCGCAAACAGGGTTGGAATGACATCAAAGAGCTCCGTAAGGAGCTAAAGCGCAGGGAGCAGAAAGTGGTAGTCGATCTTATTCTGCAGGCCAAAGTTATAGTAGCAACTTTACACGGGTCCAACAACCGAGCACTGTGCTCGCTGTACAGCCATATCCCACGTCTTTTTGACACATTGATAATTGATGAAGTATCTCAGAGTTTAGAGCCGCAGTGCTGGATTCCTCTAGTGTCTCATTATAAATCCGACATAAGCAAGCTTGTACTCGCTGGTGACAACAAGCAACTGCCTCCCACAATCAAGACAGAGGACGATGCCAGCGTGCAGAAGACTCTAGGAACAACCCTTTTTGATAGACTGGTTAGCTATTACGGGAACACCTTCAGGAAGCTATTAAAAGTGCAGTATCGTATGAACGAAAGTATCATGAAATTTCCATCTAGCGCTATGTATGATGGTGAACTCATTGCGGCCACCCTGGTGGCCAACAAAGTATTGTCTGATCTGCCAGGCGTTGACGCTAATGATGATACCACTGTTCCATTTATATGGTATGATACTCAGGGAGATGAGTTCATGGAGAGCACTGACCAGGAAGAGCATATTGTGTCTTCCAAGTTCAACGAGAACGAAGGACTCTTGGTGAGAGCTCATATTGAGAAACTAATTCAGAGCAATGTACCGCAAGAGGCCATTGGAGTCATTGCACCCTATAGTGCACAAGTGACACTTCTGAAGCATCTGATTCACAATATGTTCCCGCAAATCGAAATTTCAACCGTGGACGGctttcaaggaagagaaaaggAGGTAATTATACTTTCGCTAGTGCGCAGCAATAGCAAGTTTGAGGTTgggttcttgaaggagGAGAGACGATTAAATGTGGCGATGACGAGACCAAAGAAGCAGCTTTGTGTTGTAGGCAATGTGGAAACCTTAGAAAAATCTGGACAGAAGTTTCTAAAAGACTGGGCAGAATTTGGTGAGGAAAATGCTGATATAAGATATCCAGATATCGGGGATTATCTATGA